The Flavobacteriales bacterium genomic sequence CCAATTGCTGTCGTTTCTGTCTTTCAGAACGACTTACCTGGCAACAAGTCACAAAACCAAAAGGGAATTTGTTCCGGCCCCGGATCATCGGACCCAGCAGGACGCTGGTAGGTTTTGCATACCACCTCTCCCTTTTCAAAATCAACCGGATGTTTGAATACCGGGCCATCCACCACGCAGGTGTGAAACTCCCCGTTCTCTCCGCAAGGATCCACGTCTGCGGGAAGATCATTTAAAAAAGACTGATCATAGTCCCTACCGGAGAACTCACGCGGTAGTTTATCGCCGTTCACACAAACCACAACGGCTTTGAATCCTGCCTGAATAACATCTTTGGCAAAAGCGGTGGTGTCTGCCTGCCATACGGGGAACACCGCTTGCATGCCGGCCGCCAGCATTTTTTCTTCCCGGAATTTTCGTAGGTCTTCCAAAAACAGGTCACCGAAAGCACCATGCAGAATGCCCTCTTCACGGAACCCATGCATCACGTCTTTCATGATGGAATTGTAGGCATCATGGTCTGTGGAAGCGGGTAAAAACACTTTTTTCAGGGGAATGCCCAATGCTTCAGCCTGGGCATTCAGGATGGATTCGCGAACGCCATGCATAGATACCCTTTGATGGTCCTTACTGAGCGTTGTCAACAACGAGTGAACACGGAATTCACCTTTCTTTTGAAGGGCAAACAATGCCATGGAAGCGTCCTTGCCCCCACTCCAACTAAGAAAACACGGGGTCATTTTACCCTGGCGAGGGCGAAGAAGCGATCTTTGGCTAAGGCGAAGGAGCCGAACAACATGAACATGTAGAAGGCATTTCCAAGCAAACTATTGCGGAAAAACGGAATGGCCATGGTGTAGCAATCGATCAATCCGGTAAAGTCCCGGGTGTAAAAATCATCGAAGATCCACACACTGAGGTTGGATATCAGGAAGAACACAACGGAAGCCAAAAACCCATAAGCGGCTATGTTTCCGATGGTGCGTTTGTTTTGAAATTGCGTACCCAAAAATGTGGTAAACAGAAATGGCACATAAATGAACAACCGGCCCCAAGTGAAGAAATCATATCCCATCATCCCGCAAATAGCAAGGTCACTCAACAGCAAAGCCAGCATAGGTATGCCGTATGCCCACTTCCTGTTACTGAGGGTTGCGCCACCGAACAAGGCAATTGCAGCCACCGGCGTAACATTGGGCCAGTGAGGAAGAATACGTGAAACGGCTGCCGCAAGGATCAGGCCTGATACGAATAAAACGATGTTGCGTGGGTTGTTTCTTCCTTCCATGTTTCTCAGTTGATTTTGGCCAAAAATAAAAAAATATCCCTTTTATCGCTTCATATGTGGAATATCTCCCCGGCAGCAGCAACGGCCTCCGCAAATTTTTCCATGTCCAATTTCAGTTGCCCTGACACCCCGAATTTATTCACAAGGTTTTCCGTAGCCACGTTTCCCACAAGCTCATCCTCGGCCATCGGGCAGCCGCCAAACCCCAGAATGGCGCCATCAAAACGTGTGCACCCCGCCTCAAAGGCAGCATCAATCTTTTCTTCCCACCTGTCGGGGCGGGCGTGAAAATGGCCACCGAAGCTGGTTTTGGGAAAATCCTCGATCAGCTGAGAGAACAACATCCGTACGTTTTCCGGTGAAGCAGTTCCTACGGTATCCGCCAGAGAAATCGTCTCAATGTCTTCCGATACCAGGCGATCCACATAGTGTGCAACTATGTCCGGGTCCCACATATCTCCATACGGATTTCCGAAAGCCATGGACACGTATATCACCAGGTCCTTCCCTTTGACCTCACACAGATTCTGGAGTTGAAGGGCGGTTTCCAGAGACGATTCGATCGTACTGTTTATATTCCGCTGCAGAAATGTTTCAGAAACGGAAAACGGGTATCCGATCACATCCACCTCATCGAACTCCATGGCACGTTCAGCACCCCGCATGTTACCAACAATGGCCAGCAGTTCGGTTTCCACATCTTTCAGATCCAGTAAACGTATCACATCCGCCGTGTCACTCATTTGCGGAATGGCCTTCGGAGAAACAAAACTTCCAAAGTCGAGGTAGTCGAAACCAACCTTTAATAATTTATTCAGATAGCCGGCCTTAACCTCTGTGGGAATAAATTCGTTAATGCCCTGCATTGCGTCCCTCGGGCACTCGATCAGACGGATGGGTTGCGTGGGGTTAGCCATGTCGGATAATCTCTTTGCAAATCCGTCTGACAAGAGACGGACCTTCGTAAATAAAACCGGTATACAACTGAACCAAACTGGCACCGGCTTCCAGTTTTTCAATGGCATCTTCCGGAGAGTGAATACCACCCACTCCAATGATCGGGAAAGCGCCACCGGATTTTTCATGAAGATAACGGATTACCTGGGTTGATCGCTCCCTGAGGGGAACGCCACTCAATCCGCCCTGTCCGGCCGACTTCACCTTCTCCGGCGGGGTTGTCAGTCCCTCCCTGCTGATGGTCGTATTTGTTGCGATCACGCCATCGATACCGGTTTCTTTTACAATGTCGATGATGTCATCGAGTTGGGTATTTTCCAGGTCCGGCGCTATTTTCAACAGGATGGGTTTCCGTTTGGGCTGCCGGTTGTTTTTTTGCTGCAAGGCCTCTAGTATGCCCGACAATGCTTCCTTGTTCTGAAGCTCTCTCAGTCCCGGTGTATTGGGTGAGCTCACGTTCACCACAAAGTAATCTACGTGGGGGAATAACTTGTCAAAGCAAGTCACATAGTCGTGAAGGGCAAACTCATTTTCCGTGACTTTGTTCTTACCTATATTGCCACCGACCAGCACCTTACTTTTGCGCGCCCTAAGACGCTTAACGGCCTCTTCCACACCATCGTTATTAAACCCCATGCGATTGATGAGTGCTTCATCCTTGGGTAACCGGAAAATCCGTGGACGTGGATTGCCCATTTGCGGAAGCGGCGTAACCGTACCTATCTCAATAAAACCGAAGCCCATGGCGGACAACGGATCAATCAGTCGTGCATCCTTATCGAACCCTGCCGCCAGCCCAACCGGGTTCTTAAATGTCAATCCGAACAACTTTCGCTCCAGGCGCAGGTCTTTCTTTTCAAACAATGCAGAGGAAATCCCCAGAAAACCCGGCACATACCGCAATACTTTCAAAACAGCAAATACGGCATGATGGATCTCTTCAGGCGGAAACAAATACAGTATGGGCCTGATGAAAAGGCGGTACATCACAAATGAAACACAATTAATACCGGCAACCAGCGCCGGCTAGCTCACATCACTCGCTCAGCTGGTCGAGCGGACTCCTCTTATATCCTACAAGAACACATGAACATCCACGTCCAACTCCTCTTTTCTCACCCACCTCCAACTCCATAACGAATTCCTGCGTGGTAGACACTTCAATATCCCATACCTGGGCCATGTTGTGTTCGCGGTTATCAAAAAGAACTTTGCCATTGGCATCTTTCAAAACCCATTCGGTTGCGCCGAGTTTTTCGTCTGCGCAGGTAATGATCCTGTAATGCTGTCCGCCATTCAACACCATGTGCAACTCACCCGATGTGCCTTTCTCAACAACGGATTGATACAACCGGCCGTTTGGAAGATAATCGCCCAGGCTGGGTACACAGGAGGTTTTTGCCAACGACTTACATTGCGCGATCGCTGCACTTGTTCCAAAACCGGCCAATAAGATCAGACCAAATAATGCTTTGCGGTACATGTATTTCATGTTTTGAGTTATTGAACAATTTTGTTTCTGAGTGCCTCTATCTTACCGGTGATATCGGTCAGCTGATCGGGTGTCATCTGAATGGTATTTGTTCCTCCCACTTTGGTGGTGGCAGAGGCCTCATCGGTGCTTACTTCACCATCATTGTGGGTCACACTCACCTGTTCGAACACCGCCTTCAATGCTTCCAGATCAGACAGGATGTCGGTTGCATCCATTTGTTCACTGCTCTTCACCCTCATCAGGAAAACAAGATTTTTCAACGTGAGTTTCTGTTCCGCAATGTGGTTCACCAGTTTGTCTTTCCCATCTTTAGCGGTCTTTGCCATTTGCGTGGCGAAGTACATTCCTTCCACCCAGCCGCCTACGGCCATCAAGGTTGATGTGGTGCTTCTTTCGTTCTCTACCAGGTATGAATCCGCATTCCAATAAAATTCGGTGATGACACGGATCAGCGAATCGCGGTT encodes the following:
- a CDS encoding adenine nucleotide alpha hydrolase; translation: MTPCFLSWSGGKDASMALFALQKKGEFRVHSLLTTLSKDHQRVSMHGVRESILNAQAEALGIPLKKVFLPASTDHDAYNSIMKDVMHGFREEGILHGAFGDLFLEDLRKFREEKMLAAGMQAVFPVWQADTTAFAKDVIQAGFKAVVVCVNGDKLPREFSGRDYDQSFLNDLPADVDPCGENGEFHTCVVDGPVFKHPVDFEKGEVVCKTYQRPAGSDDPGPEQIPFWFCDLLPGKSF
- a CDS encoding hydroxymethylglutaryl-CoA lyase, producing the protein MANPTQPIRLIECPRDAMQGINEFIPTEVKAGYLNKLLKVGFDYLDFGSFVSPKAIPQMSDTADVIRLLDLKDVETELLAIVGNMRGAERAMEFDEVDVIGYPFSVSETFLQRNINSTIESSLETALQLQNLCEVKGKDLVIYVSMAFGNPYGDMWDPDIVAHYVDRLVSEDIETISLADTVGTASPENVRMLFSQLIEDFPKTSFGGHFHARPDRWEEKIDAAFEAGCTRFDGAILGFGGCPMAEDELVGNVATENLVNKFGVSGQLKLDMEKFAEAVAAAGEIFHI
- a CDS encoding quinone-dependent dihydroorotate dehydrogenase, which gives rise to MYRLFIRPILYLFPPEEIHHAVFAVLKVLRYVPGFLGISSALFEKKDLRLERKLFGLTFKNPVGLAAGFDKDARLIDPLSAMGFGFIEIGTVTPLPQMGNPRPRIFRLPKDEALINRMGFNNDGVEEAVKRLRARKSKVLVGGNIGKNKVTENEFALHDYVTCFDKLFPHVDYFVVNVSSPNTPGLRELQNKEALSGILEALQQKNNRQPKRKPILLKIAPDLENTQLDDIIDIVKETGIDGVIATNTTISREGLTTPPEKVKSAGQGGLSGVPLRERSTQVIRYLHEKSGGAFPIIGVGGIHSPEDAIEKLEAGASLVQLYTGFIYEGPSLVRRICKEIIRHG